The following proteins are encoded in a genomic region of Magallana gigas chromosome 1, xbMagGiga1.1, whole genome shotgun sequence:
- the LOC109617850 gene encoding ficolin-2-like: MEKDGGGWTVFQRRKDGSEDFYRTWIEYKTGFGNLRSEFWLGNAKLHHLLSQGTYEMRMDMEDFDNQTRYVKYSRFNIGAESTKYTFTISGFSGNVDDCFVQVTNNMKFTTWDQDNDRYSSNCAALMKSGWWHNYCTCANVNGLYLAGETTLENVGVTYKYWRGFNYSLKSMQLMVRRVT; the protein is encoded by the exons ATGGAGAAAGATGGCGGTGGTTGGACA GTGTTTCAGAGACGAAAGGACGGTTCTGAGGATTTTTATCGAACATGGATAGAGTACAAAACCGGATTTGGGAATTTGAGATCTGAGTTTTGGCTTG GTAATGCCAAACTACACCACCTGCTGAGTCAGGGGACGTATGAGATGAGAATGGACATGGAGGACTTTGACAACCAGACACGTTACGTCAAGTACAGCAGATTCAACATAGGAGCCGAATCAACAAAGTACACATTCACGATATCAGGGTTCTCCGGGAACGTTG ATGATTGTTTTGTGCAAGTCACCAACAATATGAAGTTTACCACATGGGATCAGGACAACGATAGGTATTCAAGTAACTGTGCCGCCCTTATGAAATCTGGATGGTGGCACAACTACTGCACCTGTGCAAATGTTAACGGCCTGTACTTGGCAGGGGAAACCACATTAGAAAACGTAGGAGTCACCTATAAGTATTGGCGAGGGTTCAATTATTCCCTGAAATCGATGCAGCTCATGGTTAGGCGGGTAACATAG